In one Mucilaginibacter ginsenosidivorax genomic region, the following are encoded:
- a CDS encoding DMT family transporter, which translates to MDKNTTKALNKNLIILHFTVFIWGFTGILGQLITISAVQLVWYRVLIAFVSLFLYFKFSKTDFKVERKTMLKMVFTGALVGGHWILFFASIKLSTVPVSLVCLSSITLFTAIFEPLINKTRISKLEIMAGLLIITGIVLIFKFETQYTKGIIAGLASAVCAALFAIINSRFVKKSEAPIIAFYELTGAFFWISLYLFATNGYNQKLLLKPADIGYLVLLGTVCTSLAYVAGVSVMRELSAFRVALITNLEPVYGIIMAFIFFGDMNKMSIGFWGGSVLILSTIFLYPVAQSQIARRKNRG; encoded by the coding sequence TTGGATAAAAATACCACAAAAGCGCTCAATAAGAACCTGATTATACTCCATTTTACAGTTTTTATCTGGGGCTTTACCGGCATTTTGGGTCAATTAATTACCATTTCGGCGGTACAATTGGTGTGGTACCGGGTTTTAATTGCCTTTGTTTCGTTATTTTTATACTTTAAATTCAGCAAAACCGACTTCAAAGTAGAGCGAAAAACCATGCTAAAAATGGTCTTTACGGGCGCTTTGGTGGGCGGCCATTGGATACTTTTCTTCGCCTCCATCAAGCTTTCTACCGTGCCGGTGTCGTTAGTTTGCCTCTCCAGCATCACTTTATTTACTGCCATTTTCGAGCCGTTGATTAACAAAACCAGGATCTCAAAGTTAGAAATCATGGCGGGTTTATTAATCATTACCGGCATCGTATTAATTTTCAAATTCGAAACTCAATACACTAAGGGGATAATAGCCGGGCTGGCGAGCGCAGTTTGCGCTGCACTTTTTGCCATTATCAATTCGCGGTTTGTTAAAAAAAGCGAAGCCCCCATCATTGCGTTTTATGAGCTGACAGGGGCATTTTTCTGGATCTCATTATATCTTTTTGCAACCAACGGATACAACCAAAAACTACTTTTAAAACCGGCAGATATTGGTTACCTGGTACTGCTTGGCACGGTGTGCACCTCTCTTGCTTATGTTGCCGGGGTATCCGTTATGCGCGAACTTTCGGCTTTCCGGGTGGCGCTTATCACCAACCTCGAGCCGGTATATGGTATCATCATGGCCTTTATTTTCTTTGGCGATATGAATAAAATGTCTATCGGTTTTTGGGGCGGATCGGTACTTATCCTGTCTACCATCTTCCTCTACCCGGTTGCCCAATCGCAAATTGCCAGGCGTAAAAATCGCGGCTAA
- a CDS encoding Rpn family recombination-promoting nuclease/putative transposase: protein MNKQPRYIDPMTDFAFKRLFGSDPNKDLLIAFLNEVFRGRKLIADLVYNKNEHPGETKHEGGAIFDLLCTGTDGEQFIIEVQRGKQEKFKQRALFYTSRLISEQAPKGKRSEWAYNISGVYLIALLEDFVLDDSPAAEYLHDICLCNRDTGKIFYDELGYTYIELRNFVKLDNELETDLDRWLFVLNNMSSMDKLPAYLRKPVFEKLFNIAEYSNLTKEEKMLYDSSLKQKWDNKNVLDYAVKEADKIVRESFVKNLIQDTDFDDRKIASLASVDTVFVENVRKGLR, encoded by the coding sequence ATGAATAAACAACCCCGGTATATTGACCCGATGACCGACTTTGCCTTTAAACGGCTTTTCGGCAGCGACCCCAATAAAGACCTGCTTATTGCTTTTTTAAATGAGGTATTCCGTGGGCGAAAACTTATTGCTGATTTGGTTTACAATAAAAATGAGCATCCAGGTGAAACAAAACATGAAGGTGGAGCAATATTCGATCTGCTTTGTACCGGTACCGACGGAGAGCAATTTATTATTGAAGTACAACGCGGCAAACAAGAAAAGTTTAAACAACGAGCATTGTTTTATACCAGTCGTCTTATTAGCGAACAAGCGCCCAAGGGTAAGCGAAGTGAGTGGGCTTACAATATAAGTGGTGTTTATTTAATTGCATTGTTGGAAGATTTTGTTTTGGATGATAGCCCTGCTGCTGAGTATCTGCATGATATTTGCCTGTGTAACAGAGATACAGGTAAAATATTTTACGATGAATTAGGCTACACCTATATTGAATTGCGTAACTTTGTAAAATTGGATAATGAACTGGAAACAGACCTTGACCGATGGCTTTTTGTGCTGAACAATATGAGCAGCATGGACAAGTTACCGGCTTATTTGAGAAAGCCGGTTTTTGAAAAACTATTTAACATAGCAGAATATAGCAACCTGACAAAGGAGGAAAAAATGTTGTACGATAGCAGCTTAAAACAAAAATGGGATAACAAAAACGTGCTTGACTATGCGGTAAAAGAGGCCGATAAAATTGTCCGTGAATCTTTTGTTAAAAACCTTATTCAAGATACCGATTTTGATGACCGAAAAATAGCTTCATTAGCTTCAGTTGATACAGTTTTTGTTGAAAATGTGCGAAAAGGTTTAAGGTAA
- the tgt gene encoding tRNA guanosine(34) transglycosylase Tgt — protein sequence MKFKLAAQDPLSKARAGEITTDHGTIETPIFMPVGTAGTVKAVHQRELKTDIQAQIILGNTYHLYLRPGLNTLESAGGLHKFNGWDGPILTDSGGYQVYSLTEVRKIKEEGVTFRSHIDGSKHLFTPENVMDIQRVIGADIIMAFDECTPYPCEYGYARRSIEMTHRWLKRCCDRFDSTEPKYGYNQTLFPIVQGSVYKDLRVKSAEVIASFEREGNAIGGLSVGEPAEEMYAMTEIVCNILPEHKPRYLMGVGTPINLLENIALGIDMFDCVMPTRNARNGMLFTKNGIINIKNEKWKNDLSPIEDDSDLFADKEYSKAYLRHLIHSGEMLGAQIATLHNLHFYLWLVKEARKKIISGEFYAWKNVMVGRLGQRL from the coding sequence ATGAAATTTAAATTAGCAGCACAAGACCCTCTTTCAAAGGCCCGTGCCGGTGAAATTACCACCGACCATGGCACTATTGAAACCCCCATATTTATGCCCGTTGGCACGGCCGGCACGGTAAAAGCGGTGCACCAGCGCGAGCTTAAAACGGATATACAAGCACAGATTATTTTAGGAAACACCTATCATTTATACCTGCGACCAGGACTAAACACGCTGGAAAGCGCCGGCGGCCTGCATAAATTTAATGGCTGGGATGGCCCTATTTTAACTGATAGTGGCGGCTACCAGGTGTATTCGCTTACAGAAGTACGTAAGATAAAGGAGGAAGGCGTAACCTTCCGTTCGCATATTGATGGGTCAAAACACCTGTTTACACCCGAAAATGTGATGGATATTCAGCGTGTTATTGGCGCCGATATCATCATGGCTTTTGACGAATGCACCCCCTATCCCTGCGAATATGGTTATGCCCGGCGGTCGATAGAAATGACGCATCGCTGGCTCAAAAGATGCTGCGACAGGTTTGATAGTACGGAGCCAAAATATGGCTACAACCAAACACTTTTCCCTATTGTACAAGGCTCGGTTTATAAAGATTTAAGGGTAAAATCGGCCGAAGTTATCGCTTCTTTTGAGCGCGAAGGCAACGCCATAGGCGGCCTTTCGGTAGGCGAACCAGCCGAAGAAATGTACGCCATGACCGAAATTGTATGCAATATTTTGCCCGAACACAAGCCCCGTTACCTGATGGGCGTAGGCACACCTATCAATTTATTGGAAAATATTGCCCTCGGAATTGATATGTTTGATTGCGTAATGCCTACCCGCAATGCCCGCAACGGCATGCTTTTTACCAAAAACGGCATCATTAATATCAAGAATGAAAAGTGGAAAAACGACCTTAGTCCGATAGAAGACGACAGCGATTTATTTGCAGATAAGGAATACAGCAAGGCTTATTTACGCCATTTGATTCACTCCGGCGAGATGCTTGGGGCACAAATTGCCACCCTGCACAACCTCCATTTTTACCTTTGGCTGGTTAAGGAAGCGCGTAAAAAGATCATCAGCGGCGAGTTTTATGCCTGGAAAAACGTAATGGTTGGCCGCCTTGGCCAGCGATTATAA
- a CDS encoding NAD(P)-dependent oxidoreductase has protein sequence MKNKIGFIGLGNMGIHMAKNLIEAGYHLQVHNRTLNKADELDQAGITKCQTPAEAAAGVPIVITMLSEDEVLRESVTGPDGILKTLQPNAVHISMSTISPETAVELAKAHEQAGSHYLASPVFGRPEAAAAKKLFICVSGPQQVKDTVKPVLGCLGQAIHDFGEEVGGANVVKIAGNFMIMASMEMMAEAYTLAEKNGLDRAQVANFFGSTLFNAPIYQNYGRLIANKQYEPVGFKAKLGYKDARLAFKLSQASYTPMPLVNAVHSRLLSAVAKGLGDKDWVEGFGRGVSEDAGL, from the coding sequence ATGAAAAATAAAATCGGATTTATCGGCCTTGGCAACATGGGCATCCACATGGCCAAAAACCTTATCGAGGCAGGCTACCATCTGCAGGTTCATAACCGCACCCTCAACAAAGCCGACGAGCTTGACCAGGCCGGCATCACCAAATGCCAAACACCCGCCGAAGCCGCCGCCGGCGTACCCATCGTGATAACCATGCTGTCAGAAGATGAGGTGCTGCGAGAATCGGTTACAGGCCCCGACGGAATTTTAAAAACGCTACAGCCAAATGCTGTGCACATATCCATGAGCACCATATCGCCCGAAACGGCCGTTGAACTGGCCAAAGCCCATGAGCAGGCGGGCAGCCATTACCTGGCTTCACCCGTTTTCGGAAGGCCTGAGGCGGCGGCAGCAAAAAAACTTTTCATTTGCGTTTCCGGCCCTCAACAGGTAAAAGACACCGTCAAACCAGTGCTCGGGTGCCTGGGCCAGGCCATACACGATTTTGGCGAAGAAGTTGGCGGCGCCAACGTGGTGAAGATTGCCGGCAACTTCATGATCATGGCCTCGATGGAGATGATGGCCGAGGCCTACACCCTTGCCGAGAAGAACGGGCTTGACCGTGCGCAGGTGGCTAACTTTTTTGGCTCAACGTTATTCAACGCCCCCATTTATCAGAACTATGGAAGGTTAATTGCAAACAAGCAATATGAACCGGTAGGATTCAAAGCCAAATTAGGCTATAAAGACGCCCGCCTTGCCTTTAAACTGTCGCAGGCGAGCTACACACCCATGCCACTTGTAAACGCCGTTCACAGCCGCTTATTAAGCGCCGTAGCAAAAGGACTTGGCGACAAGGACTGGGTAGAGGGTTTTGGCCGGGGCGTAAGCGAAGATGCCGGACTTTAA
- a CDS encoding LptF/LptG family permease codes for MRTFIHRYLMVIDRFIIKKYLGTFVFTMAIFAAISVVFDISEKLDNFTSRHATLHDIVFKYYAGFVPFYLNLLSPLINFLAVIFFTAKMANQTEIVPILSGKASFNRFLRPYFIAASLIFVVSFFANVYLIPYTNHLKNDFENANGITDNDPTKSEVHMQIDKHTYVYLANYDPTVHTGYTFIMEKFNGDTLREKLIAQQVTYDSVKRIWALKNYDVRYIKGLKEQFIHNPGQKDTVLDMHPTDFIVYDNVYAAMSLSELNKNIDKEKLRRPEVLNNLYYEKYHRFVYPLSAYVLTVLGVALSSRKVRGGVGLPLGIGILLCFTYIIIEKFSIVFSIKGGVPPIFTVLIPNTLFGILGYYVLLKAPK; via the coding sequence ATGAGGACTTTTATACACCGGTACCTGATGGTTATCGACAGGTTTATTATTAAAAAATACCTGGGCACATTTGTGTTTACGATGGCCATTTTCGCGGCTATTTCGGTAGTGTTTGACATCTCCGAGAAGCTGGATAACTTTACCAGCAGGCACGCTACACTACACGATATTGTATTTAAATACTATGCGGGCTTTGTGCCTTTTTACCTGAATTTACTATCGCCATTAATCAACTTTTTGGCAGTAATTTTCTTTACGGCCAAGATGGCAAACCAAACAGAAATCGTTCCGATACTGAGTGGCAAGGCCAGTTTTAACCGCTTTTTGAGGCCTTATTTTATAGCGGCATCGCTCATATTTGTGGTATCGTTTTTTGCCAATGTGTACCTTATCCCGTATACAAACCACCTCAAAAACGACTTTGAAAACGCCAACGGCATCACCGATAACGACCCTACCAAGAGCGAGGTGCACATGCAAATTGATAAACATACCTATGTTTACCTGGCCAATTACGACCCAACTGTGCACACTGGTTACACCTTTATTATGGAGAAATTTAACGGTGACACCCTGCGCGAAAAGCTGATTGCCCAGCAGGTAACCTACGATTCTGTGAAAAGGATCTGGGCTTTAAAGAACTACGACGTTAGATATATTAAAGGATTAAAGGAACAATTTATCCACAATCCGGGCCAAAAAGATACCGTACTGGACATGCACCCGACGGACTTTATTGTATATGATAACGTATACGCGGCTATGTCATTAAGCGAATTGAACAAGAATATCGACAAAGAAAAACTACGCCGGCCCGAGGTTTTAAACAACTTATATTACGAAAAATACCACCGCTTTGTGTACCCTTTATCGGCATATGTTTTAACCGTATTGGGGGTGGCGCTATCGTCGCGCAAGGTGCGTGGCGGCGTGGGATTACCGCTTGGGATCGGAATTTTGTTGTGCTTTACCTACATCATTATCGAGAAATTCTCGATCGTATTTTCGATAAAAGGCGGTGTCCCGCCAATTTTTACGGTGCTAATTCCTAATACATTATTTGGTATCTTAGGTTATTACGTGCTATTAAAAGCGCCTAAATAG
- a CDS encoding LapA family protein, translating into MSIKTITIVIITILLTAALAQNTDNVTFAFLFMSFRVSKLAIMITMTLVGFILGFMVGRPKKAKYDIEGYHDSIHQKEDKNTLSDEDREYIN; encoded by the coding sequence ATGAGCATAAAAACCATCACCATAGTTATCATCACAATTTTGCTTACGGCTGCGCTTGCCCAAAATACCGACAATGTAACCTTCGCATTTTTGTTCATGAGTTTCAGGGTATCCAAACTGGCCATCATGATCACCATGACCCTTGTAGGTTTTATCCTGGGCTTTATGGTGGGCCGGCCCAAAAAAGCAAAATATGATATTGAGGGCTACCACGACAGCATCCACCAAAAAGAAGATAAAAATACACTAAGTGACGAAGACAGGGAATACATTAACTAA